Proteins encoded in a region of the Perca fluviatilis chromosome 6, GENO_Pfluv_1.0, whole genome shotgun sequence genome:
- the si:dkey-1k23.3 gene encoding heat shock protein 67B1: MSEEAKTELSCGEYGGAVPWYPLRKWWQSSRLFIQDVGLPPFLEPGDPRWMDVDRLQRSLAAFSWPGYIPTPLFVPYISGSMHQPSQKISKELYKWRVSLDVAHFFPSEISLSIRDGFLEVGGKHEERPDEHGFIARCFSRKYRLPAEIDATKIVSTLSVDGILSVEAPVPETSVPAAIIIPIKVELDVTGEKQEKEEAPDTDPDSCRAPEAPCFPSAEDDGEESALKVHGDQALPGSATAGLQQNEERREQEEETHEKPAGDYRPSAPEDGEGKESLQDSSKHHEAQEIQENPDTDTSKQPEHEPQEPAVGGEIQLMAGSGEAAEEITHPEETALGKSPLSEVPSQELEAPDIKQEHTE; encoded by the exons ATGAGCGAAGAGGCCAAAACAGAGCTGTCATGCGGGGAGTACGGCGGGGCTGTCCCCTGGTACCCCCTGAGAAAATGGTGGCAGTCCAGCAGGCTTTTCATTCAAGATGTTGGCCTGCCGCCTTTCCTGGAGCCAGGAGACCCTCGGTGGATGGATGTGGACCGGCTCCAGAGGAGTCTGGCAGCCTTCTCCTGGCCAGGGTACATACCCACTCCACTGTTTGTGCCCTACATCTCTGGGTCGATGCATCAGCCCAGCCAGAAGATTAGCAAGGAGCTGTACAAGTGGAGGGTCAGCCTGGACGTGGCTCACTTCTTTCCCTCAGAGATTTCTCTCAGCATCAGAGACGGATTCCTGGAGGTTGGAG GGAAACACGAGGAGAGGCCAGATGAGCATGGATTTATTGCTAGATGTTTTTCAAGGAAATACAG GCTCCCAGCTGAGATTGATGCTACCAAAATCGTATCCACACTTTCTGTTGATGGTATCCTGTCTGTGGAAGCTCCAGTTCCCGAAACCTCAGTTCCTGCTGCCATTATCATTCCCATAAAG GTGGAGCTGGATGTGACTGGAGAAAAACAGGAGAAAGAAGAAGCCCCTGATACAGACCCAGATAGCTGCAGAGCACCAGAGGCCCCATGTTTTCCGTCTGCAGAGGATGATGGGGAAGAGTCTGCACTAAAGGTCCATGGTGATCAGGCCCTCCCTGGCAGCGCCACAGCTGGGCTTCAGCAGAATGAAGAGAGAAGGGAACAGGAGGAAGAGACCCATGAAAAGCCAGCTGGAGATTACCGCCCTTCAGCACCTGAAGATGGCGAAGGCAAGGAGAGTCTTCAAGATTCTTCTAAGCACCATGAAGCCCAGGAAATTCAAGAAAACCCAGACACAGATACGTCCAAACAGCCAGAGCACGAACCACAAGAACCAGCCGTGGGTGGCGAGATCCAGTTAATGGCAGGCTCAGGGGAGGCTGCTGAGGAGATCACCCACCCCGAGGAGACGGCCCTGGGCAAGAGTCCACTAAGTGAGGTCCCAAGCCAGGAGCTGGAGGCCCCCGACATAAAACAAGAACACACTGAGTAG